Genomic window (Shewanella psychropiezotolerans):
GGATTATTAAGCCAGACTGTACACCAGAGAAAGCCACTAAAAGTGCAGTAGCAAATGCCACCATCGGCATTAAAGGTCGGTGTTCTCCTGCCGAAACCGCTAAGAACGCGACAACTAAAGCAGTAAATGAAGCATTGCCCGACGAGGGTGTTGCAGGAAAAGTTGTGGATATAGCCAAACCGAAAAAAAATGACAAGTTGATGAAAAAAGCGAGTAAGGCAATCATAGACTGATGCTGTCAACTAGCCCTATCAGGTCCCCCTTACCTTAATCAACTCTCTAGCAGGCGGAAGTAATGAATAATAAGAAGTCTGACCAAACGAAAAAAAGCATGTGGCACAGAGAGAACCTTGAAACTAAAGGCATTAAGATTGCACTTAATATCATGGATAAAATCCAGAAAGCCAAACAGGTCAAGCTAACTTAACGCTAGATTTCGTGTTGTCGGCAGACAATAAAGTCTGATCAATGATCATTAAAGTTTGTCACTTTACCGGTTTAGGTACAAGTCAGTGGAGAGGAACAGACTTGTTTCTGTCGGATAGACGACAATAATGGCTTAGAGCGATCACTATAAGATGTACCTTGACAGAAACGTTTTAGATTATTGAGTCGAATAAGCCTGACATCGATTAGAAAAAGTATCTTAGTTTATATGAAGGGCCTAATTCGTTCCGACCCCTTTATCACTCTTTTCAACATCAGTACCCAAGTGAGTAATGATGCTGAAACCCACAAAAGATATGTCCTGTCTTTTCTTGTTGGTAACTATTTATAATTTTACATTTGATTGGTCACAAGCAATTTGAATAAATTGTTCCATGACTTTATTAGTCATCCATGTTTTTTCAGATAATTGTTTTACCCATGAACGAATTCTTTCCGGGGTATTACAGTCAGATATAGGAATATTATATTCGTAGCAAACATTAATTACTATATGACCATCTTCAATAAATACTTGCTTTGCTACTTTTCCTAATTTATCACTTGCCGATTTTACTAAGTCCATTTAAACCTCTTTATTACCTAATAATATTTTCTTGTAAGCCATTGATTTTATCGGGTGCGAATTAAATTAGATGATGTGTGGATCACAACTTTCAAAATCAACCATCAAAAACATTTAGTTTTGTTATTTCTTTAACCCCATCCTAGCCAGAACTGTTGACATTGTCAGCCATACCATAGTTGGGGAAAAGGTGCTGTAGAGAAAATTAACGGACTAATACGTAGATACTCACCTAAGTGAACAGACTTTGAAACTACCACTGAAAATCAAATTATTAAGATTGGATAAAGGGGTAGGAACGAATAAGGTAAAATAGCCTCAAGTTTCATTCTAAACTAACTCGTTTGGGGCAAAATTGACCGTGTCAGCGTAGACTAGTTGACATGCCTATGGACAGAAACCACTTAGAGTAAAGGATCTAAGTGGTAGGATTTGCATTAGGGAAAAGTATGGAAACCGGATCTAAACTCACCGTATGTAGTGGTCAAGTAAAGCCAATGCGGCGCACCAAGCCAACGAAACAAGCTCAAGAAGGCGGGCTGGAATGATGAATATCGTGCTCAGTTGTTCTTTGGTTAAAGATCATTCAAAGTATGCTCGTGCCCTGGGGAAAGATGTGCCTGTCCTATCTCTTCATCTCTTTATTAATCGTAACTACAGATTGTAACCATAATTGTACAAGAGGTTGTGGTACAATTTAAGTTGACATATTTTATCTTGAAAAGCACTTTTATGAGTCTTTAAAGTGAAAATTAATTGAAGCAATATTAGTGGTGAAGTACGTGTTATGTACTTCACCGAACATTATTTTATCGATAGTAATTGTCACAAAACCAATCTGAATCATGCAACCCAGATATAAATACATATTCTATATTAATAGGCCAGTAAGTTTTAAGCTTAGAAGGGGAAACGTGTACTCTTTGTCTTTCTCCGTCTAAAAATAGTTTTAAGTTGGCCGAACCATTATTAACAAATCTTTCACGAAGTCCATCGTCAAATTCATCAAATAGCACAGACATATGACGATTAAACGTATCTCTTAGTTTATATGCAATCAAATGATTTTCTACCATTTGTTTTTCTGACGGCTTGAGTGCATCATCAAAAGTAAGCTCATACTTTAGCGGCTTAGCTTTTTTTATAACTACCTTTAGCCAATTTTTCTTGAAAAGGAGAGTATTATAATAAGGATGCGGTAAATTTTCTTTACTACTTTTCGGACTAACGTCACTTTTAGCTCTATTGCAGTCCCCGCATATTGGAACAAGGTTCCATGGAAGTACAAAAAAGTTAGGATAGGTGGAAGAGGGTAGAAAGTGATCTTTAGTCGCTCTGTCTGTAGCGTACCCTTTTTGACAACCTGCGCAATATAGGCTTTGTTCAAATATGAATTTTTTGACACCACTTTCTTTTACGTACGTTTCATATAATTTCTTTAGGCTCTTTTTACTATCTTCATCAACATTCGATATCTTTCCGCTAACCTCATGAAATTTCCCCGAAGATGCCAGTTTATTATATATTTTTGTATCATTAAGAAGATCTAATTTAATCCTATTAATGTTCTTCTTATGCTTTTTTGAGACTCCTTTTTTTGCCAAATAGAATTTAATCACAGTATCAGGCTTCAAAGTGTGAATATTCTTAAACATTATCACTCCCGTAAAGTAGACTCCATGCTATTTTGGTAGCTTCTGATCCAATTCGATGATAAGAAGAAATATTTTCTTTCGTTAATGTCTTATTTTTGACTAGTTCGGTGATTGTGTTGTGAAATCCTACATTTTGATAGCCAAACGCTGTTCTTGTTAATTTTGACACATTCTGCCCGTACGTAACGACATCTATACGAGTATACGATACATCATTATCTAATCGCCTAAGAACCAAAACGTTTTCAGTCAGTATCTCTTGAAGGATAATTGGAGAATGTGTGGCCAATATTAATAAACCATTATACGTATCACATATTATTTGAAGAGATTGAAGGAACGCACCTAATAAAGGTGGGTGTAAATGTGTTTCAGGCTCATCAAATAAAGTTACGATACCTTGATGAAAGCTATTCATTAGTAATACCAGCGTATGTAGAACAATTCTATGACCAGAACTTAGTTCAGTATACATTTTGACAATTTTTGGCTGTTCTTCAATATTCTCAAAAAAGTAATCTATGTGCTCACCTAGATAATCAACATTTTCTAGTGGCTTTAGTACCTTCTTTATATACTTTAACTTTTTACCATTAATTAAGCTTTTTAATGACTCACTAAATTCTTTGCTTAATACATCGGGAGCTTTAAATCCTCCAACACCATCATGTAAGCCTAAGTAGTCAAATCTACGCTTGTTTTTAATTTCAGGGATGTTGTTGTCAAAGGCTGAGAAACTTATAAACAGTACCTTTTCTATATAATCAATGTCTATTCCCTCATCAACATCATCCGTGTTAACTCTACTTAGTATCTTACAATCAAATTTATTCTCTACTATTTTTTTTGCAATTTCTTTTAAGTAAGTAGTCTTACCGACTCCATTATTGCCTATTACCGCGTGAATATTAGAGTTT
Coding sequences:
- a CDS encoding HNH endonuclease signature motif containing protein, whose translation is MFKNIHTLKPDTVIKFYLAKKGVSKKHKKNINRIKLDLLNDTKIYNKLASSGKFHEVSGKISNVDEDSKKSLKKLYETYVKESGVKKFIFEQSLYCAGCQKGYATDRATKDHFLPSSTYPNFFVLPWNLVPICGDCNRAKSDVSPKSSKENLPHPYYNTLLFKKNWLKVVIKKAKPLKYELTFDDALKPSEKQMVENHLIAYKLRDTFNRHMSVLFDEFDDGLRERFVNNGSANLKLFLDGERQRVHVSPSKLKTYWPINIEYVFISGLHDSDWFCDNYYR
- a CDS encoding AAA family ATPase: MKALNIYVGDAAPARTARLKESFFLKNNTWNDYSYKTTYTLFYIDKEKALSEIGTVKIAKPDLKHLERPLENGNVKISDNNFSLGQDESYYSNLRGLPNKDGKKLLRILKDIAFDREIWIKNKASEVLNHSLLRDVTNLDVISYQTVFEDGEGKLDYCLTINTEIPVSFPINHDLPFKNSNIHAVIGNNGVGKTTYLKEIAKKIVENKFDCKILSRVNTDDVDEGIDIDYIEKVLFISFSAFDNNIPEIKNKRRFDYLGLHDGVGGFKAPDVLSKEFSESLKSLINGKKLKYIKKVLKPLENVDYLGEHIDYFFENIEEQPKIVKMYTELSSGHRIVLHTLVLLMNSFHQGIVTLFDEPETHLHPPLLGAFLQSLQIICDTYNGLLILATHSPIILQEILTENVLVLRRLDNDVSYTRIDVVTYGQNVSKLTRTAFGYQNVGFHNTITELVKNKTLTKENISSYHRIGSEATKIAWSLLYGSDNV